In the Psychromicrobium lacuslunae genome, GAGACTCTACAATGACCAGTTTCTTGCCGGTCTTTCCCTTGTTCTCATGCTGAGAAGAGGTCTTCGTTGCCTTCGATGCCTTGCTGGGCACGGTTCTCCTACCTGCGTATTTCCCTCATTGCGATACTGCCCCCAGATCTAGTTCACCATACATTAGATGATGCACGACGCCAGTCAATACCTGCCAAAACCTTATTGTCGCAACCAACTTAGTACCGCGAGCACACGACGATGATCCACCGAGGACGGCGGCAACTCAAGTTTGCTGAAGATCGAGGAGATATGCTTCTCCACCGCCCCCGCTGAAACTACCAGATGTTTGCTGATCGCCGCGTTGCTCCGACCCTCAGCGATCAGCCCCATCACCTCGCGCTCTCGCTCGGTCAGCGACTCAACCGAGTTCCGAGCTGAGCTGTTTGAGCTGGTATTGAAGAGCGCCGACACTACCTCTGGGTCCAGCACGGTACCGCCGTCATGAATACGTTCCACCGCATCCACCAACTCGTCCAGATCTGAGACTCGGTCCTTCAGCAAATAGCCGATCCCGCCTTCCCCCGAAGCAGTGGCCAAAAGATCCTTAGCGTAACTGAGCTCTACGTACTGGGAAAGCACCAAAATCCCAATGGCTGGCCAGCGACGCCGAATCGCCAACGCGGCGGCTAAGCCCTCGTCGCTATGTCCGGGCGGCATCCGTACATCGGTCAGCACCATATCGGGTTGGTATTCCTCGGCTGCTGACAACAAGGCCGGTGCATCGGCCACGGCGGCCAGTACCTCAAAGCCACCTTCAACCAGCAGCCGAATCAGGCCCTCACGGAGCAGCATTGAGTCCTCGGCCAGCACCACCCGGATTGTCTTCACGCCCTAAGATTACCTGGCTTGAAGACCCTGAAAGTCCCTAACTCAGAGGGAGCACACTGCTCAACGAGGTGCCACCGCTGCCCGACTCAACCGAAAGCACGGCACCAAGCGCCTCAACTCGCTCGGCCAGGCCGGCCAAACCATGGCCCTTGCCCACGTGGGCACCTCCTTGGCCGTCGTCGGTCACCGAAACCCGCAATGTATCTTCGGCGAGGGTGAGTTCCACGGTGGCCCGCCGGGCGTTGGCGTGCTTAGCCACATTGGTAAGCGCCTCCGCGACCATAAAATAGGCGGTATTTTCGGTTTTCTCGGGCAGCCTGCGGCCTTCAAGCCCCTCGGCCTGCACCGAGACCGGGATCGGCGTTCTCGCTGCAGAGGCTTCTACCGCCGCGAGCAGGCCTCGGTCAAGCAGAATCGGCGGAGCTATGCCGCGAGAGATGGCGCGCAACTCGTTGAGCGTGTCCTGGGTTTGCTGCAAAGCTTCGGCAACGAGCTCGGTGGCACCAGCCTCGCCACGCTCCATCCGACGCTGCGCCGATTTGAGATCCATCGAAACCCGCACCAAGCGCTGCTGTGGCCCGTCATGGATGTCTCGCTCAATCCGACGTAGATTTCCGGCTTCGGCCGCCACTGCCGAATCGCGGGAAGCCTCCAGCTGCGCGGCGCGCGCCTTCCAGACCGCTGATTGGTTGCAGAGCAGGCCTTTGGCCAGCACTCGAAGCAATAGAGCTAGTCCCTTCAACATCACCGGCAGGGTGAGCACAAAGAGCACCCCTATCGCGGCGTCCAACCAGCCCTGGTAAGGCTTGGCAACGCCGACGAAATCCCAAACATCGTGTGATTCTTCCGGCAAATAGCCCTTCCAGAAGAAGGCGGTGAGCAGTCCGGGGCCGGTCACCAACCAGGTCAGCGCGAGGCAGAACACGGCGACCCGAACGGGGAAAGCCACCACGGCGTGAATCACTTCGCGCCAGCGTAACGAATCACCGAGCGGGGTGAGGAAGCCACGAATACCGCCGCGGTTCCGACTGCGGTACACGTGTGGTGGCAACGGCCCGCGTGCCCACCCGCTCAGCCGTCGCTCGGCGCTAGCGAAAAAAGAAGCGGTAAAGACGCAGGCAATCAAAATGAAAATGCCGAGATAAATGATTACCGTGCTGAGCCCGGCACTGAAAAGGGCGACGGCCGCTGCGAAAGCTGGAATTCCGACGAAAAAGGAGGCCAAGCAGTACCCCAAATCCCGGCCGAGCTGGCCGAAGAAACCTCGGGGACGTGCGATCGTTCCGCTACTTTGCTCGACGGACCTCGACATGGTCTCTTCTTCTCCGCTCTCCGCACTGCTCTCGGGGTATCTGGTCAGGATGTTCGTTGCACTCATGGAATTTAGTTTTCCAGTCCAGCGGGATGAAAACATTGGTGCTTTCACCCATCTTTTTCCGGCTTTCCTGACCAGGCATAGTGGGGTTTTCCCTACTTAGCTGGGCTGGTCCGGAATCAGGAAACCGTCGAGAATCAGCTGCCTAATTTCCTCCCGAAGCTCCAGCCCTCGCCCCAGCAGCGCCTCCAGCGCAGCGATAATCTGTCCGACGCTCAGCGTCCCGTCACAGGCCGAGACGAAGCCTGCTAGCTCGGTGCTGAGCAGAGTCGTTCGGCGCAGTCCGGCACCTTGACGGAGCAAGATCACTCCGGGGTGCTCGGCTCCTGGGCGCTGGTGGCGCTCCTCGGTGACATCCTCAGCCACCAACAGCTTGGCTGCGTCGAGATCCTCCGCGGTGCTGGCGGAGAGCCAGTCATGGCGTTCGATGCTGGCTGCTAATGCTGGCCCAATTGGCTGTTCAATCGGATGGTCGATTCCTTCCATTCGGCGCAACCTTGAGGAGCTTCCCGCGCTGACTGACCGTCGCAGCCAGAGCATGCCGAAGCCAATGCTGGCGATTTGACGAGCTTCGAAGTCGAGTAAGTACTCGCGGTAGACGCTGGCATAGCCCTCCGGTTCGCGGCCCTGCGAGGCATCCTGCAACCAGGTCTCCGCATACTGCTCCGGGCTGAGCTGCTCGCGTTGAATCAGCCAGTAGTCCAAATCATCTGCGAACCAAGGTTCGAGCCTTTGCTGCCAAGAAGCGGCCGAGCGGGGGATCTCCCAGTTTCCCAGCAATTGCGCGCTGCCAGCCTCGGCAAGCACCCGGGGTAACCCTTGAATCAAAGAGGAAACCAGCTCATCACCAGGCAATCCGCCGTCGCGGTAGGTGAACTGCTCGCTGGCGGCCTCGTCCGGGTGTCGTGGAGTGATCACAAAGGGCGGGTTCGAGACCACCAGGTCGAATTCTTCTCCGGCCACCGGTTGTAGCAGGCTGCCCAGTCTGAGTTCGACTCGCGCATTGAGGTTTTCGGCGTCAAGACCCAGGGCAGCCGCATTCAGCAGCAGGTTGAATCGGGTAAAGCCAAGCGCTCGTTCGGAAATATCGGTCGCCGTGACGTGCTCCGCATGACGTAATAGGTGCAAAGTTTGAATCCCGCAGCCACAGCCGAGGTCCAGCGCACGACGCATCGGCTTGCGGATTGTCGCCTGCGCCAAGCTCAAAGAAGCCCCACCGATCCCCAGTACGTGGTCCCGACGCAATACTCCGGGGCTTTGGTGCGCGGCAAGATCGCTGCAAACCCAGAGCCGCACTTCACCCTGTTCATCCTGAAAGGCATAGGGGCGCAGATCAGCCAACACCCGGCATTCCGTGCCCGCTGTCTCGGCGAGCTCCACTGTCTCAGCTAAGCCGAGAGAGCCCAGCCCGACCACGCCCAGCCTCGGCAAGGCCGCCTCGAGCTTTTCTATTGACACCGGTCGTGCCAGCAAGAAGAACCTGATCAAGGTGGCGAGCGCAGACTCAGATCGTTCAGTGCTCAATAGCGCAGCACCGAACTGTTCCCGGTTGAGCGCCGCATAACCGCTTTCGCCCAGCAGCTCGGCAACTCCGTCAATCGTGTAGTTGGCCGCCTCAAAGTCAGCTAGCAATGCGGGCAAGAGCAGCGGATCTGCTCGGGGGACGTCGAAAGTCATGCTCCTAGGCTAGTTAACTTTTGCTCGGGATAGGCAGCATCGGGCAGACCGTGGTGCTGTTTTTCGCCCGCCTTTCCCGCTTTCCCGGAGCCGGTGAGCAGGGCCACTCCAGCATCACCGCTCGCAAAGGGTAGTAAACTGGTTGGCATGCAGACAGCGCAGCGATTTAGCAGCCCTCGGCCGATTGGCCGCCGGGGCTGCTCAGCGATGCGCTAACTCGCCCCGGAGGTTCGGTCGAGGGAGTTTCCCCACTTCTACTCACCGAAAGAACCTTCAATGCCTAATTATCTGTCTTTAGCCGAACTCAATGAAGCGTTGAGCGTGCCCGATCTCAGCGATCCCTCCGATGGCAAGCACGCAATGCAGCTGCTTCTCGACGAAGTCATTACCGCCCTCAGCAGCAACTGGCAGCTTGCTAGTGTGACTCATCGCTTCAATCCCTTGGTGGCAACCCGGGACAACTATGACCGGCTCGGTTACAGCCCAGGCGCGGTCACGCGGGACTCACGTTATTCGCGGCATGTCTCACCTACCGTGATGCTCCGCAGCCACACCTCCGCGGGCATCCCGGCACTCTTAGACACGCTCCGCGAGACCGAGGAACGCTACGATATGCTGCACGTCTTGCCCGGGCTGGTCTATCGCCGGGACGCGGTGGATCGGCACCACGTTGGCACCCCGCATCAACTCGATATCTGGCGAATAAAATCCCGTGGCATGCTCGGCCTGCCAGAGCTCCACGAAATGATGCAGGCAGTGGCGCAAGCGGTATTGCCCGGCTGCGAATGGCGGGCTACCCCGACCCAACACCCCTACACCTCGCACGGACATCAGCTCGACGTGCTGGTCACCGGCGCCAACGGTTCAAGCGAATGGCTGGAACTGGGTGAATGTGGCTTAATCGGTAGCCATATTCTGCGTGCCGCCGGCCTGGAGCCGCGTCGTTGGTGCGGCTTGGCGATGGGAATGGGACTGGACCGCGCTCTGATGCTACGGAAGCAGATCAATGACATCCGGTTACTGCGCGGCACCGATCCTCGGGTGCAGTCTCAGCTCCAGGATCTCTCACCGTGGCGGCCGGTGTCATTGATGCCGCCGATGCATCGGGACCTGTCATTGGTCTGTGACTCCTCGGTGGATGAGGAAACGCTGGGCGATGTGGCTAGAACCGCTCTGGGCAGTCGAGCAGACGAACTCTCAGCGCTGGAAATTCTGGCCAACACCCCGGCGGATCAATTGCCGGCGGTGGCCCGTGCTCGGCTGGGCATCGTCGAGGGACAGTCAAATGTGCTACTTAGGCTGACTCTTCAGGCGTTGGATCGAACTCTCACCATGAGCGAGGCGAACTCGCTGCGTGACACGGTGTACCTAGCGTTACACGAGGGGCCAGTGCTGGAATTGATCGCTGGCTAGTCACCCGGGTTCGCTGGCTACAGTCCACTCCAGGGCCGCCGTCCTCGCCATGCTTCACCGAGGCGAGAGTTGTGGTGCAGTATTCGCTACGAGTGCTGCACCACAAGGTGCGGGGCCCCGCCGTGGAACGAGTACCTAGCGGGAAGCGGGAACTCGCTCAGATCCTTCCGCCGCTTGCGGCTCGCACCCTTCCGGGCAGCGCACGTTCTCAGCGTCCTTAGCGCAATCGGCACAGTAAAGGCTGAGTGTCCGGCAACTCAGATTGCTGCAATTATAAAAATCGCTAGTGGCTGAGCTGCAGCGAACACAACTGCCAATGGTCTTAGCTTCCGGGCTGAATTCCATCCGCATCCGCTGATCGAAAACGTACAGCGAACCTTCCCATAGACCCTGATCTCGAAACTTTTCGCCGTAACGAACGATACCGCCGTCGAGCTGGTAGACCTCTGAGAATCCTCGGTTCAGCATTAAGCTGGAAAGCACCTCACAACGCACGCCGCCGGTGCAGTAGGTGACGATTGGCTTGTCTTTGAGCGAATCGTATTTACCGGAATCGAGCTCCTTGATGAAGTCACGAGTGGTCGAGACATCCGGCACTACAGCGTTTTTGAATTTGCCGATTGCCGCTTCGAAAGCATTTCGGCCGTCGAAGAAGACTACTTCTTTTTCCGCCACCAGCTCATGCAGTTCCTCGGGTTGCAGGTGCTTGCCACCGCCCACCACACCGTTTTCGTCGACCTCAAGCTCTCCGGGCGCGCCAAAACTGACGATCTCGGCTCTTGTTTTGACGCTCAGCCGTGGAAAGTCGTCGGCTGAGCCGTCGGACCATTTCACGTCGACCTGCTTGAAGTATTCCTTGGTGGCTTTGACATATTGTTTGAGCGCGCCGAGTTCGCCGCCAAGGGTGACGTTAATGCCATCTTTGGAGATCAAGATGCGTCCTCTGAGTCCGTGCTGT is a window encoding:
- a CDS encoding response regulator transcription factor, producing the protein MRVVLAEDSMLLREGLIRLLVEGGFEVLAAVADAPALLSAAEEYQPDMVLTDVRMPPGHSDEGLAAALAIRRRWPAIGILVLSQYVELSYAKDLLATASGEGGIGYLLKDRVSDLDELVDAVERIHDGGTVLDPEVVSALFNTSSNSSARNSVESLTEREREVMGLIAEGRSNAAISKHLVVSAGAVEKHISSIFSKLELPPSSVDHRRVLAVLSWLRQ
- a CDS encoding sensor histidine kinase — its product is MSATNILTRYPESSAESGEEETMSRSVEQSSGTIARPRGFFGQLGRDLGYCLASFFVGIPAFAAAVALFSAGLSTVIIYLGIFILIACVFTASFFASAERRLSGWARGPLPPHVYRSRNRGGIRGFLTPLGDSLRWREVIHAVVAFPVRVAVFCLALTWLVTGPGLLTAFFWKGYLPEESHDVWDFVGVAKPYQGWLDAAIGVLFVLTLPVMLKGLALLLRVLAKGLLCNQSAVWKARAAQLEASRDSAVAAEAGNLRRIERDIHDGPQQRLVRVSMDLKSAQRRMERGEAGATELVAEALQQTQDTLNELRAISRGIAPPILLDRGLLAAVEASAARTPIPVSVQAEGLEGRRLPEKTENTAYFMVAEALTNVAKHANARRATVELTLAEDTLRVSVTDDGQGGAHVGKGHGLAGLAERVEALGAVLSVESGSGGTSLSSVLPLS
- a CDS encoding DUF7059 domain-containing protein, with translation MTFDVPRADPLLLPALLADFEAANYTIDGVAELLGESGYAALNREQFGAALLSTERSESALATLIRFFLLARPVSIEKLEAALPRLGVVGLGSLGLAETVELAETAGTECRVLADLRPYAFQDEQGEVRLWVCSDLAAHQSPGVLRRDHVLGIGGASLSLAQATIRKPMRRALDLGCGCGIQTLHLLRHAEHVTATDISERALGFTRFNLLLNAAALGLDAENLNARVELRLGSLLQPVAGEEFDLVVSNPPFVITPRHPDEAASEQFTYRDGGLPGDELVSSLIQGLPRVLAEAGSAQLLGNWEIPRSAASWQQRLEPWFADDLDYWLIQREQLSPEQYAETWLQDASQGREPEGYASVYREYLLDFEARQIASIGFGMLWLRRSVSAGSSSRLRRMEGIDHPIEQPIGPALAASIERHDWLSASTAEDLDAAKLLVAEDVTEERHQRPGAEHPGVILLRQGAGLRRTTLLSTELAGFVSACDGTLSVGQIIAALEALLGRGLELREEIRQLILDGFLIPDQPS
- a CDS encoding rhodanese-related sulfurtransferase → MAIQRIVLFYAFAPVADPEAVRLWQRSLCEQHGLRGRILISKDGINVTLGGELGALKQYVKATKEYFKQVDVKWSDGSADDFPRLSVKTRAEIVSFGAPGELEVDENGVVGGGKHLQPEELHELVAEKEVVFFDGRNAFEAAIGKFKNAVVPDVSTTRDFIKELDSGKYDSLKDKPIVTYCTGGVRCEVLSSLMLNRGFSEVYQLDGGIVRYGEKFRDQGLWEGSLYVFDQRMRMEFSPEAKTIGSCVRCSSATSDFYNCSNLSCRTLSLYCADCAKDAENVRCPEGCEPQAAEGSERVPASR